The genomic stretch ATACACTTTTAAAGTGCATATATTCTGATAGCTGACACCATTTCCATCTGTTTCATCCAGTTTGTATTCGGTCAGCATTGCACACTCCTCACTCTTACTCACTGATTTCTGTTTGCAGTGCACATACATCCAAATCCCACAGCTGGAGCACACCCATGCGGTGATTCTCAGTAAGCCTGCCTGGATGTGGGGGGCTGAAATGGGAGCCAACGACCAGGGAGTCTGTATAGGCAATGAGGCTGTCTGGACCCGAGAGACTGTTAACTCTGAAGAGGCTCTGCTGGGCATGGACCTTGTCCGGTAAGTATAAGTCAAATCCTGCGAGTCGTTGATCGGTGCCctaaaaaaacaggttttgacaCATTTGGACACATTTCAGTTCCATTTCCTGTAGAACTGCTGCCACAATAGGATGAAAAAGTCACCACCAGTCTCCCGTTTCGCATAGTTTGCTAAATAGTATTGCGAAAAAAAGGTATGGAGGGTGATTTGTTGAGCTCAGACACGTTAATAAATTAGATTACTGTACTTTAATCTGATAAACTGCATTTGCTGAAGCTGTTTCAAAAGCGAAGATAGATCTTGAAATGGTGCAGCACCGTGTGCAACGTAGGGacaaataaaaggggaaaaacgtATCAGTTTTCAGTCAGTTAAAAGGAAAAGTGGTTTTAAAAAGTGTATAGGATAAGAAAAATATGACAAATGCTTTTCAGGCATACCTTTCatgaaatattttatcatttttgagTCATCTGGGTGGACTTTTGTTCATCAGACTAGGGTTGGAGCGTGGTGACAGCGCCTGGGCAGCCCTGACTGTTATCACAGGCCTCCTGGAGCAGTATGGGCAGGGGGGCCAGTGCAGGGAGGATCCTGCCCCCTTTAGCTACCACAACACCTTCCTCCTGGTGGACCGCGAAGCGGCCTGGGTCTTGGAAACAAGTGGACGTCTATGGGTGGCCCAGAAGATCACAGGTGTGcaaatttgttattatggaatTGATTCATATCACCTTTTGTGGAACAGAATAAATGGTGTTTTTAAATATCTGGTTTAGCAACTTGTgtttttaaggcttttttttcaTGCTATGATATTTATTCCACCAAGAGGGTGTGAAGAACATCTCCAACCAGCTGACCATTGGTTCTGAGATCTCAGCGGAGCACCCAGAACTGAGAAGTGTGGCCCAGGCTCAGGGCTGGTGGGATGGCGAAGGGGAGTTTAACTTTTCTCAGGTATTTAGCCCTGAAAATCCGCCGGCCAGGATGGAGCTGGCGAAACAGCGCTACAAGGGAGGCACAGAGCTACTTCACCATCACGATGGTGAGGGTGGTCCGCTCCTGTGTTTCTAAAAGTAATTGTGCAATGATATACTAACCCAGAGCTAATCAACTCAATCCTACAAGGCCTgtaatccagccgggttttctgtgtTACCATTTAGACCACTGCTTTCCGTAAGAAAATTGGGGCCCAGCTGAAAGCAGATGTTTACCTGGTTGGACAGAATACCCAGCTGGATCGGGACTTGTAGGACTGGGCTGATGTCGATCGATTAACCTACCCTTTCTGCCCTTTGTGCGGGCTCAGGGGCAGTCACAGCTGAGGTCATGATGTCTATACTGAGGGACAAAGCCAGCGGTATCTGCATGGATTCTGGGGGGTTTTGCACCACTGGCAGCATGGTGTCCATCCTGCCCAGAGACACCAGCCTGCCCTGCATCCACTTCTTCACTGCTACACCAGACCCCTCTAGGTACTTTACTCTGTTTATATTTGACAGCTTTATCTACCTTCCATGTACCCTGGAGGAGGAAGTACCAGAAAACGCATGGTCGTGTACATTTTGGAGTAGAGGGATTTTCCCCTTGTTCTTCTGAGCAACTTTGAGCCCTTTAAATTGCATCATCAGTCAAGTACTATGTGGGACATTTTTCTCTTAAATTTTCCAGTCAGATGCCACTAAACTCCTGCAACTTAATTGACAAGTAACATGTGATCCAAATAATGACCTAATTGCACAGGCTTGTTCTCACTCATACAATTTATCTAAACGTTTCTGCTTGGATTGACAAGAAAATTGGACCTCTGATAAATTGTTGAAGATCTTTCAATCTAAACAAGCATTTATGCTGGAGAGTAATGTGTAGGGGTGTGTTTCGTGGTGTAAATAGTATTGACAGTATCTTTGTCTTACATAATATCTGCATTTTGTAGCTATGATCAAACCGACTAACGAACTGGCGCAGCAGTAATGGTGGCCACTGGCAAAGGTCTGATTTTAGGTGGGAGGTTCTGCTGCTAGATGTTCCAGTCATTATGCCATCTACTGTCCGACTGACCTGCAGGTGGTGTCCGTCCTCCTTTCTTTACGCACGTCTCCAGAAAAGCTCTTTTAGCCGCTCCCGTCCCAGGATAATCATAATTGTGACAGAAGTCTTGGTTTACAAGTCGTGTCTCCTGAAAATAGATCTCAAGACTGCAATTTAGATGGCTGATGGTTGTTTCGGGGCGGTTGTTCTAATTTGACGTAGGTggcctccttttctcctctctctaccatGTCCATGTCCAGAATGGTTGCATCTTCTGTAAATGTATTAAAATCTGAATCTCGTCCCGATGAGCTGGTTGGTTATGTACTGTGCACAGCACTGTCTCGTTCCCCTCCAGACTTCTTCCTCACATCTGCATGCAGGGGGTGGATGAAGAgtttctttttgtctctctcCTGCCTTCTGCCAGGTCTATATTCAAGCCTTTTGTCTTCTCGGACTCTTGCACCCCAGTGCTGGGGGTGGTCTCCCCACAGTTTGGCCCAGAGGACCCTGTCAGGAAGCAGCCACGATTTCAGAGCCAGGTGGACCGCAGACATGAGCTGTACAAGTGCCACCAGGTGGCCCTCAGCATCATGGAGACCCACCCGGTGAGCCTCATTCATAGCTTTAAATGAATATATACATGAGTTGTCTTAACTTTGTCACTCACTGTGGTCAAATAAAAGCAGTCTCTAAACAAAGACATGATTAACAGTATGTTATATTATTTAAACATGAAACACTTCCAATTGGTTGTATTTATGTCACTAAACCACAATATCTGTCTGCTATTGCCATTGACAGATGTGTCTTAAATTGATGCACAATGCGTTTGTATAATTATATATTACGAACAATATTTGGTTTTTGTGTCTGTAAAATTGAAAACAATGACATCACAACAGAACAGTAGTAACACAAAAGAATTATTGCAATAATCAACAATTTATTGATGTTTACTCTccaaataagattttttttaaaacatttggttTCATATAATCGCAATATCGTTTAATATTGATATCATAGCATTTAGTGACTCTTGTCAAATCATTTATACTGACTCACCCAACgttacatatttatttattgaatgTTATCAGTGGTAGTGGGACCCAGTGGTGTGTAATATTAGGTGTGCAGGTGCTGTCATTAAGTCTCTTGACTCAGACGTCTGGATGAAATAAGATTTGGAAAAGTGGAATGGTCTCTCCTAAAAGTACACGTTACCTAAAGAGGCGTAACCACAGTTTAGAATTGACTGAGCACACTGCTTTAACTGCCTGTGTCAACATGAAACACATGTAATATTTGACCCAGATGATGGTGCCGTCCTGACGTCTCCATCTTTTTTCATGTCAGAACGAGGGTTCAGCCATCCTAGAGATACTGAGAGAACTGGAGTCGCAGTGTCTGAGCGAGATCTCTGCCATGCTGAATGGAGAGATCCCTGGACAAGACCTGGGGGAGTTGTTTTTCGACTGTGTGGATGCGGAGATTAAATTCTACCagtgaggaggtgagaggattCTAGAGCTTTTTGTATCATCCCACTACAGATCCCAAAGCattccttttccaggttttCTGACTCATCCTTCAAAGCTACATTGTTTTTATGTTATTCTGCATCATAACACTGAATATAACAGCTACTGTCTCTGTTACAGCGCCTCCAGGTGGACTAGCATTCCCATTTTTCCAGCAGAAGGCCCTGGATAAACAGTTTTTCACATGACGGCCTTCACTCCAGCACACATTCTCATAGGTTCTCATTATAGCAAAGACTGTAAAACGCACATGTGAACTAAACTTCTTAATGATCAGCTAGCAAATAGTGCCTGCACCTTAGTAGTGTGTTGGAAGATGTAAATGACAGTGGCACATAATATATAGAGGTATGTCACACTGCACACTGTTAATATGCCATTTGtctatttaattttatttaatttgctCATAAATTGAAGGCCATTGATGCTATCTCTTGGCAATAATTCAATAAAGAATGTGCATAGTCTGATCTGCTGTGCTCGCTGTgcatctgcttttctttttttttaaatgaatttgtgAAATATTTCTAAAACTCTGTGTTTGCTTTCTATATCTAGGGTATTGATTGTAGATTCATGACAGTATTGCAGCCCGTAGGTGCAGATACTGCATCACCGAACAATACCGAACAGGACCACTGTGCAAAGTATCCATTAAACAGTCCAGTAGATTCAAAGAAATAACATTTTACTACACGGGTATATATTACTTACACATGTTTAACATATGATaatcaataacaaatcaaaaacacaaataaatgcataaaGAGATATTTTGTTTCAACAGTCGTGGGTGGGTCGTGATGGTGCAGTTCCAACTCCGCCCGGTAGGCGGCGATGATCAAACTCAGCCGTCGCGCGTTTGCTCATTCATGGcgaatgaaaacacaaactgtgGCACCATTAGTCAACTTGGTACCGAATGTGTCGTGAGCTGTTGTTTTTTGAGCTTTTAGCATTTTCCTGATATTTAGATCTCACCGTGGACGTTGTCTTCCAGCGAAGTGGAGCCGACTAACTGCAGAGGTAACGGAACATTCGGGTCTTGACGTGGCCGCATCTGTGCCCGGTGTTGCTAATGTGGCAGCCAAATCCTGCGCTTCAGCGGTCACTGGAACCGATTAGTTAAAGTAATTTGCTAGTTGGATTTAAAAGAAACCTCCAGGGTTCCTTCTTTAATATCTAATGTTTATACCTTCACTGGTGTTATTGTTTGGATGAGCCATTAGCCAGTAGCAAGTGCAGCTACTCAGGTACTGTTCACGTTACATTATGGGCCCAATCAGTTGTGTCCCAAATCACAGGATAATCTATCTACATTTCTATAAATCAATCTATATAATCTATTAGTTGTGCTACCGTAATTTCTTCAAATTTATGCACACCTTGAAAGTCTAGATTATATTCGGTTCATTTGTTGAACCGCTTCAAACTCCACAATTAAATGGTTTTAACTGCTGTTGAAGCCAAATTGTCCTTTGAGGAAAAGAAATCATCGTTTGAAATCAAATTACTAAAGCAGAGACCAAATAAATGATACTTGAGTCTTTCCTCATTGACACAACAAACTTGTTACCTTGGAGTTCATTGTTGAtatatgtgtttttttcccccctccttgtAGAATTTAACATCCACAAGGTTGCAGAGAGATGTATTCCCACAGGTCCGATCACAGTCGGCAGTACGGTGTGAGAAGGCACTGGGACGGCGATGATGAGCACTGGGAAAAGCACGAAACTCAGAGGAATTCCCACCGTTCCTACGGGGGAAGTTCGGAGAGGACAAGCAGAAGTAGAGAGTACGGTGATTCGCCGAGGAGGCGGTACAGTAAAGACTTCGCGAACCACGAAAGGAGGCGAAAGAGCCCGCTGAGGAGGCGCGCGTCCTCCCCAGATTGGGGCgctttggaaaagaaaaggcgGCGGCTGACCGAGGACGAAGAGGACTACAAATACAGACATTTGGCTGAGGGGAAAACGAGCCGGCAACTGTCGCTTGACGGTGCAAACTTTCACCCGTCCGCTGATTTGAAACAAGAAAAAGATTTCGAAAGTAGGAAAAGAACGAAAGGTTCCGGTCACAGACACCACGAGGAGTTTGTGTACAGGAAACGACACGATGATGCACAACTGACTGGATACAACAACGACAGAGACGATCGTGAAAGGACCTGGGACGGTGCACGTGAGAGGACACAGTCACTAGATGAGCCTATGAAGGTCAGTCACTATAGAAACCCTAACGTGTCATTTTAAGGATTTTGTTTCTCACCAATCTGGTCCAACCAGTTATTTCCCCATCTTAAGTTCAGTTGGATAGATAAATTATGATATATATAATAAAGATCAACAATTAAAACTCAATTTTCCTAAATAATAAGCCTGGTACAAATGTATATCCATCCGACCAACATTTGTTGAAGGTTATTGCAATACAGTGATGGATTATTTCTCCATATAATGGCTTGAAGTATTTGTCTGACAACAGAAGTGACATCGTTTGTggttgcttttgtgtgtgtgtgtgtgtttttaagaaTCCGGACAGAGACGGCACACACCAAAAGGAAAGTATTCCCGACAAGAACACGTCATCCAAGGGTTTCCAGCTTTTCCTCAATGTTCTCAACAAGGGCGTGAATGTCGCCACTCTCACCAAAATCATGACTTCTGCAAAAGAAGAGAATCGACCGCAGGCTCTGACTTCCCCCCCGAATACTACAGATGGACCTTTGTCACCTCCTGACAGGGGGGAGCCGGAATTTCACCAAAACACCGACCGCAGGAGCGAGGACGTGGAGTTTTGGAGAATGGCGTCTTCAGAGCCTCCACGCAAATCGTTATCCACCCCAAAGGAGAACTTAATGTTTGATGAACTGCCTGTGCGGTCCCGTGATGGAGACCAGAGCTACCCAGGCTCTAGTGGCTGTTCTGGGTCTCTCGCACACTTGGATAAGATAACATTAACACCCGAGgaggagcacaaacacaagcaggcGCAGCATATTTTGCAGGCCATTGGCATGAATATAGAATTTGAGGAACTGGGCCAGATGTCACATCGGATCCAGGAACGCCTATATGGTAAGAGAGACGGCGACAGGGGACGCCCAGGTAGGCGTAGCAGGGAAAGAGATACAATGAGGGTGTCGTCACCAAGGCTACATAACAGATCGTCGTCAAGCAGCAGGTCCACTTACAGCCCGTCACCTCAGAAATCCAAGAACAAGGATTCGCACAGTTTTCAATCAACCAACAGTGAAGAGAAGTCCAGGGAAAACATCTCAACACGTCCATCTTACCCTCAGGATTTCACATACACTTTACCAGAGCCGCATCCTGTGCCTGCAATGCCAGCATACTCGCCAGTTAGCCGTCCCGGGCAGCCTTTTCCAGCCTTTCTTCCTAACTTGTCCCAACCCACACCCCATTTGTTTTTCCCCCATATGCCTCCTTACCCCCAACCTCCACCAATGAACGTCTTTCCAGCGGCGTTGGCTCAAATGAGGCCTCTGTTTCCACCACCTCCAGTTCACCCTTTAAATCCTCCTCAGAAATCCAAACCCTTGTCAAGACCTCGCTGTTTGCAGGTCATTGAAACCAAGCAGCCTGGTTAATGTGGAAAGAGTGGGATATACTGTGAATGCCGTCTCTTGATGAACACGGAGATTCTTTGGATTATAAATCCAATTTGGACGTAAACTAGAAAAAGCAATTCACTACAGCATGGAGCAACAGACACTAGTAAACCCATACAGTGTATTAAGAGTTATTAAGAACTCTTATATGTGTGGTGGATATTGGAGGACTGTATTTATGCACATTCTATTCAAAAACAAATTTGACACAagttaatttaaagaaaaagctaTTTTTCTGTATTTAGAATGGTTTTAaggctcattttctttttttgtttcattgcTGACTAATTTCATTCCTTGTATAATCATGTATAAACATCTAAGCATTTGAATTTGATAACATTAAACTGTTTGAGCTGCTAATTGGTGGTGTTTTCTTTGACTAACCTTGTTTTTAGTCCTCAGGAAACATTTTAAGGAGATTGTGTGCCTATGTGACAAGACACCAAAGTAGTCACGAATAAGCTTAGAGTTATTCTAATAAAATTTAGAGACTTATTAGGAAGTTGTGACACATTCAGGCCGACTTTGTCGCCAGACAAATGCTTGCACAAGaggaattattttattattgtgtaTATAAATATCAAGGTGTAGTATCGGTCATCCCTCCAGCTGGGGGCGCTGATCTATTTTATGACAGCAGAAAGCGAATCGTCGAAGTCCTCAGAATAATCGAATGTTATTTTTCTGCAAGTGTTTTTAGAACCTGATCCGATTAAACTCTCAAGTGTCACAGCCCCAGAAGTGAAAACTGCAAAATATCATAAAGACCCCGGAAGCGTCCATTCGGGCACATGTAGCATAGTAAGTAAATAGTTAGCTTCCAAGCTAATGTTGTGCTGTGACATGGACATTGTTTTCTTATATTTCCCTCTGTTATACTGTAAAGCTTTAGCCATTGCAGAGTTATATCTCCACGATGTTTCTATTTTACAGAAGGAAAGcaaaaaggcaggaaaatgatGAACTCTCTTGATTGGGAAGACTCTGTTCGAAAATGGCAAACCACTATGAACACCTACCAGAAGAATGATAGAGGCAGGATGGAGAATCCTTCTGGGACACATGGGACACATCAGACGTCCTGCCACTACAGAGCAGACACTGTCCATGTTCCAGACACAGATCCAGAAGATCAAGAGTTGACcaggaagctgaaagagctaAGAGgaatagaggagaggaaaatatGCAGggaagcttctccagcctgtAAAACAGTGTTGGAGCCATCACTTGGAGCCCCCGGTGAGCAGTCGTGCAGACGCACCGGGACGTCTCTGAAAGAGAGGGTGAACGCAATTTTACAGCAACGGCAATCAAACGGCTTTCTGTCACAGGTGAGCTTTTGATTCAGCCACTCTTATTCATTAATGAGCCCGTTTCCTTTGTCTAGATGGTCCAGTTTGCAGGGCGAGTGTGGTTTCCAGAATGTTAACTTTGGTTTCTTACTGTTCAGAGCCATTTTCGCAGCAGGATAAAGTCATCCGACCCGAGTAAAGGTGATAAGCAACTGGAAGATCATCCACTAAAGAGCAGAGTGAAGATGCTCATGACGCACAGGAGGCGTCACCCGTGTGTTTCACCATCTATTACACAGGTTTGTggaatattttaatgtttttatgttCAATCTAATTCACGCTTAAAGTATTATTTCATGAGAAGGGAACTTTTGCTTATATTGTGCTCTCTACTTAGCAATTTTTCCTCTCATGCCTcacagccgccgccgcctcctcctcctcaacgcGCCGCTTCTTCACTGGCCGAGAACAGCGTTGATCAGGGTTTTCAGCGTTTCCTCAATGTTCTCAACAAAGGAGTAGATGTGGATTTGCTGAGGAAAATTGTCAACGCTGACTCCGAAGACCTTTGTTTGGATGATAAGCGCCATAATATCCAGCAAAATGAGGTGACAGATATGTCCTTTAGAGAGAGACCATATTCTAATGATGGGAACTCACTGGGAGAACCCAGTGGACAGGAAGAAAGCAGCACTGATCCACGCAGCCAAGAAAGATCTCAGAGTAGCCCAATCCCTGAtgaggatgaaaagaaagaggaggaacttTCCCCTTTTAGCTTTAGGACATCAGCAATGAGGAACAACaaggaagatgaagaaaaaataaagcacGATCAGCAACACGAGCAGCTTCAGAACATCTTAAAAAGTCTGGGCTTGCAACTGGAAAAGGAGGAGATGAGCCAACTAGCAAACCGGACCCAGGAGAGGCTGTACGGCAAGAAAACGGACAACGCGATAGCCCAGAGCAGACGGCAACCGGACAGACACCCGAAGGGGTCCCCGAGGTCAAGCCGGGGCTCTTCTTCGTCATcgtgttcctgctcctcctctagGAGCAGAAGTTCCAGCTCCTCTTACTGCGGAAGCTCCCGCAGCAACGTCTCCAAACGCAGGAGCAACGGGTCGCCAGCGAGAAGCGGCGAGAACCTGACGGGCCTCGAAAACAACCCGGGCACAGAAAAAAGACTGAAGACCAGCAATGAAGATCAACAGCAGTCATGTGCAGAAACCCAGGCGTGGCCTCCTCCCAATCCCAGTTATTCTCTCAGCCCATTGCCAGATTACACTCTGTCTCAGTACTCCCAGTACAGCGCGTACAGCACCAGTTCTTATCATAATACGAGTTCTTACTGGACATATTCACAGGTTGCCACGCATCCCTCCTTTTATCCCAGCAGCCTCCCTTACGCACAGAATCAGTGTCATAATTTTCCTGTAAATTTTGTGGAACATCCAAGAAGTTTTCCTGACCAATGGCAAATGGCACCTCCGCTGGACCAGCAGTGTCTGCCCACCCCCCAAATGAATATGAGAAAATGGCGAAAAaggtcaaaaaagaaaaagaagaagcttgCCTGGTGGTGGAAACGAACGGAGGTAAAGGTGGTGGATAATGCTGAAAAGAAAGAGCCGGCCgtggagcagcagccagccccCAAGGAGGAGGGACGGGTCGATCAGGTGGGAaaggtttcctcttttttcactGATCAAAAGCCATTCTTAGATAGATCCTGTTGGCATCTCCACGCAGACCAGGAGTTTTGGTTTAAACCGCTGTGGAGAAACACGTCCAGGCCCTCTTTTATACTCTTATTCCCCTTTCACCAGTGTCACAACGGCGCGTCGGTGGGTCAGAACCCCAACGCCAAGAACTCAGAGAAGAGCAAAAATCAGCTACCtaaggaggaaataaaggctAACCTGGGGAAAACGGTTTGTGAACTTTTCCATTTTACCACCTGGACATTCACTGGAACAGTAATTCCTTTATGCATGAATCACTCAGCGGTACACAGCGATCATCATTTTTGATCGGGGTTTTATTATATCGTTAAGGCGGCAAATAATACTTACAAAAAGTTGATTCCCCTTTCACCAGTGTCACAACGGTGCGTCGGTGGGTCAGAACCCCAAAGCCAAGAACTCAGAGAAGAGCAAAGATCAGCTAactgaggaggaaataaaggctAACCTGATGAAAACGGTTTGTGatcatttcctttttctcaCCTGGACATTCACTGGAACAGTATTTCCGTTATGCCTAAATCACTCAGCGTTATTCCCCTTTCACCAGTGTCACAACGGCGCCTCTGTGGGTCAGAACCCCAAAGCCAAGAActcagagaagagaaaactaactgaggaggaaataaaggctAACCTGATGAAAACGGTTTGTGatcatttcctttttctcaCCTGGACATTCACTGGAACAGTATTTCCGTTATGCCTAAATCACTCAGCGTTATTCCCCTTTCACCAGTGTCACAACGGCGCCTCTGTGGGTCAGAACCCCAAAGCCAAGAACTCAGAGAAGAGCAAACATAAGCTAactgaggaggaaataaaggctAACCTGAGGAAAACGGTTTGTGAACTTTTCCATTTTACCACCTGGACATTCACTGGAACAGTAATTCCTTTATGCATGAATCACTCAGCGGTACACAGCGATCATCATTTCTGATCGGGGTTTTATTATATCGTTAAGGCGGCAAATAATACTTACAAAAAGTTGATTCCCCTTTCACCAGTGTCACAACGGTGCGTCGGTGGGTCAGAACCCCAAAGCCAAGAACTCAGAGAAGAGCAAAGATCAGCTAactgaggaggaaataaaggctAACCTGATGAAAACGGTTTGTGatcatttcctttttctcaCCTGGACATTCACTGGAACAGTATTTCCGTTATGCCTAAATCACTCAGCGTTATTCCCCTTTCACCAGTGTCACAACGGCGCCTCTGTGGGTCAGAACCCCAAAGCCAAGAActcagagaagagaaaactaactgaggaggaaataaaggctAACCTGATGAAAACGGTTTGTGatcatttcctttttctcaCCTGGACATTCACTGGAACAGTATTTCCGTTATGCCTAAATCACTCAGCGTTATTCCCCTTTCACCAGTGTCACAACGGCGCCTCTGTGGGTCAGAACCCCAAAGCCAAGAACTCAGAGAAGAGCAAACATAAGCTAactgaggaggaaataaaggctAACCTGAGGAAAACGGTTTGTGAACTTTTCCATTTTACCACCTGGACATTCACTGGAACAGTAATTCCTTTATGCATGAATCACTCAGCGGTACACAGCGATCATCATTTCTGATCGGGGTTTTATTATATCGTTAAGGCGGCAAATAATACTTAATAAAAAGTTGATGCGTTCAAACGTACATTTGCAGGTTTGGGGTCTCCTCGGGCATTTTGAAAGCTCACTTTTTtccgtgtttgtttttatttgttccAGCTTGAAGCATTTAACAGGAAGGCGAAACAAGCGTTGATCCAACCCGTCAGCTTCTTGACCTCTCAGGCTGATGAAGGTTCCAACAGTGAAACACACCCAGTCCTTTTATTAAAGAGTCTACGGTGGATGGAAGTTTAAACAATTTAACCGCTGCCTTTTCCCTTTTGTCTCCCGCAGATCTGGTCATGAAGCTGTGATGGAGCCTGTGAATCCCATCTTTAAACCTCGTGTTCACCTGTAGTTTATGTGTTGTTTGTTGAAATGGACTGTGCTTTGCAGCTGTGTAAAGGAGCgtatatatttacataaatatgaTGACTTTCGGACTCTTTTTACCTTTATAAAGTCTCATCTTTTGAGCAGAAACTCGATGCCTGATTAAGGGACTTcgatgctaacattagcacacTATTCCAGCAAAATCCTGGattttcacattaaaatgacaACTAATGTTAGAAGCAAAAGTcctgtttcttctttattttcaaatcaatcaatcagacaAACGTGTGGGacggaaacaaaaaaaatggagaaGAACAAAACCAGAACTTCCAAATAAATTATCCTTTTAATGTTAACAGTAGTTTTCACCGTAACGTTGAACACCATCGTTTCCTGTGTTGAATGTTGCCGTTATAAATAGGAAAGAGATTGAAAACAGTTCTTTAAAGttcatctttttcctccccttggCAGTAACATGCTGCTCTCTGGCTGTTCATGTAGGGTCTGCAGCCCAGGGTCCACACTGTGTTGAACAACGTGTCTGCCACTGTTTCACACGCTGGgaacaaaacacaaagacagacacaacagaACAGCGTTTACATCCCAatttagatgtttttttaatccaacaAAAAAATCATGAATCATTCCAAAATCCTCCTTAAGGTGTCATTCTCTGCCAATTGAACCATTTAGTAGCGGGAAGGAAATCGTTTCCTTTCTTATGGTGAAACAATGAAAAGGTTCAAAGTTCACTGACCTTCGACTTTCGAAACAAAGCCGAGACTTTTCTTGAGGTCGGAACAGATGCTGTGGAGGCACCAGCGGAACTTGGAATCGCAGCGGTACTTGTTGGAGCCGCAGGTGTCGTAACACATGTCCAGTTGGTTGCAGCACTTTGTCATGGCAGGGATTCCCATGTCCATCTGGCAGATAGCAAAAACACCCTCAGAACAGGTAAAATAACTCTCCTGGGAGCTTTCTTCAATCTAACGTACCC from Takifugu flavidus isolate HTHZ2018 chromosome 6, ASM371156v2, whole genome shotgun sequence encodes the following:
- the LOC130527875 gene encoding zinc finger protein 318-like isoform X21; this translates as MMNSLDWEDSVRKWQTTMNTYQKNDRGRMENPSGTHGTHQTSCHYRADTVHVPDTDPEDQELTRKLKELRGIEERKICREASPACKTVLEPSLGAPGEQSCRRTGTSLKERVNAILQQRQSNGFLSQSHFRSRIKSSDPSKGDKQLEDHPLKSRVKMLMTHRRRHPCVSPSITQPPPPPPPQRAASSLAENSVDQGFQRFLNVLNKGVDVDLLRKIVNADSEDLCLDDKRHNIQQNEVTDMSFRERPYSNDGNSLGEPSGQEESSTDPRSQERSQSSPIPDEDEKKEEELSPFSFRTSAMRNNKEDEEKIKHDQQHEQLQNILKSLGLQLEKEEMSQLANRTQERLYGKKTDNAIAQSRRQPDRHPKGSPRSSRGSSSSSCSCSSSRSRSSSSSYCGSSRSNVSKRRSNGSPARSGENLTGLENNPGTEKRLKTSNEDQQQSCAETQAWPPPNPSYSLSPLPDYTLSQYSQYSAYSTSSYHNTSSYWTYSQVATHPSFYPSSLPYAQNQCHNFPVNFVEHPRSFPDQWQMAPPLDQQCLPTPQMNMRKWRKRSKKKKKKLAWWWKRTEVKVVDNAEKKEPAVEQQPAPKEEGRVDQCHNGASVGQNPNAKNSEKSKNQLPKEEIKANLGKTCHNGASVGQNPKAKNSEKSKDQLTEEEIKANLMKTCHNGASVGQNPKAKNSEKRKLTEEEIKANLMKTNPKAKNSEKRKLTEEEIKANLMKTCHNGASVGQNPKAKNSEKSKHKLTEEEIKANLRKTLEAFNRKAKQALIQPVSFLTSQADEGSNSETHPVLLLKSLRWMEV
- the LOC130527875 gene encoding zinc finger protein 318-like isoform X12, with the protein product MMNSLDWEDSVRKWQTTMNTYQKNDRGRMENPSGTHGTHQTSCHYRADTVHVPDTDPEDQELTRKLKELRGIEERKICREASPACKTVLEPSLGAPGEQSCRRTGTSLKERVNAILQQRQSNGFLSQSHFRSRIKSSDPSKGDKQLEDHPLKSRVKMLMTHRRRHPCVSPSITQPPPPPPPQRAASSLAENSVDQGFQRFLNVLNKGVDVDLLRKIVNADSEDLCLDDKRHNIQQNEVTDMSFRERPYSNDGNSLGEPSGQEESSTDPRSQERSQSSPIPDEDEKKEEELSPFSFRTSAMRNNKEDEEKIKHDQQHEQLQNILKSLGLQLEKEEMSQLANRTQERLYGKKTDNAIAQSRRQPDRHPKGSPRSSRGSSSSSCSCSSSRSRSSSSSYCGSSRSNVSKRRSNGSPARSGENLTGLENNPGTEKRLKTSNEDQQQSCAETQAWPPPNPSYSLSPLPDYTLSQYSQYSAYSTSSYHNTSSYWTYSQVATHPSFYPSSLPYAQNQCHNFPVNFVEHPRSFPDQWQMAPPLDQQCLPTPQMNMRKWRKRSKKKKKKLAWWWKRTEVKVVDNAEKKEPAVEQQPAPKEEGRVDQCHNGASVGQNPNAKNSEKSKNQLPKEEIKANLGKTCHNGASVGQNPKAKNSEKSKDQLTEEEIKANLMKTCHNGASVGQNPKAKNSEKRKLTEEEIKANLMKTCHNGASVGQNPKAKNSEKSKDQLTEEEIKANLMKTCHNGASVGQNPKAKNSEKRKLTEEEIKANLMKTCHNGASVGQNPKAKNSEKSKHKLTEEEIKANLRKTLEAFNRKAKQALIQPVSFLTSQADEGSNSETHPVLLLKSLRWMEV